Within Gymnogyps californianus isolate 813 chromosome 27, ASM1813914v2, whole genome shotgun sequence, the genomic segment TTTGCTCTCTCGAATGTGTGCGGCAGGGCGGGAGGCAGCGAGGAGCATTGCAGCAATCCCGATCAAGCAGGCGGTAGTCTCTCGCTGCTTGGAAGTAGATTCGTATTTCACGTTGCAAATATTCGGGTGCACAGTAAAACTGCGTGGCTTGCAGCAGcttaaaaacccccaaactcaGACAGTGTCTCTGCTTCCCGACAGCTAAAAGCTCTGGCTATAAAGTTATCCAAACTCAAAGAATCAAGGGTATTGCTGTTCTAAAACTACCTCTTACTCAAATGTAATTTAagcaataaataatgcaaagcTGAGACCGAAATATTAAACTCCTCCTGCGTGGAAGGATTGGATCTGTCAGGGCGTGGGTGttgaaatctgatttttgtgGCATATTCCAATTACAAAGGAATTCTTTCAGGGTCTAACACTCTGAACAAGCAGCCAGTTCTGCTCACTTATCGCTAGATCTAATTCCCTGATCAtgctacaagaaaaaaaaagcagcagtgtgttCCTGCATGCCGCGGCCAGGTTACAGCACAAAGAGCTCCTCTGTCTTCTGACGAGCAAATCCTCTTGCGTGGGTCCGTGTGTGTTGGAGGGggtgtttgttttgctgctctCATTAGCTTCCACGGCCCAGTTCTCCTCTCCCAAAGAATGGGCGGTGCGCAATTGGTGGTGTCAGTAAATTTTGGAAGCTTAATGCTTTACATCCATAAGTAATTATGCCTTTTGTAGGTTGCTCAGCCTCTCCCcgcaggcagcagagctctcTGGGCCACGCACCCTGCGAGCATAACTGGCCCCTCTGCCGCCCGGGACCCTGCCCCGGGAAGGTCTCGCTGTCGGGAACCCCACAGCAGGTTGTTTGTCAGCCAGCCGCTACCACCTTCGGGTCCCACCAGTGTTAGGGGTACGGGCTGCatccagaagagcagcaggggtGCATTGCTGCAAGCAGAGGGGGACATCGGGGTGCTGCTTGCAACACCCCTGGGGCGGCTGGAGACACAGCACATCGCTGCAGCCTGCGTACAgcccccagcactgccctgctCCATGCAAGCTATGCCAGGCATGTGCCCAAACACACCCAGGCGTGCCCCGAAGGTACAGGGGCACCTCCCCGCAGCCACGACACCTCTGTGGCCCCTGAGGAAGGGTGGCAGAGGAAGGGCTTTGCCAGGAGGAAGCTCCCAGCAGAGCAAGGCTGTGACTAAGCAGCAGCGTTTCGGGTCAGCATGTTCAGAAGTTTGAGAGCACTTCAGCTGCATAGCTGGAAACGGTGTGGTGGAGGGAAATGGTCCCAacaaggcagagctgggctggggctcGCATTGGGATGGGATCACTGCTGCCGAGGTCCCAAGCTGAGCTGGGCTTAcagcctcttccttctctcaggAACCACTTTATCCACACCTCCGAGATGATTAGATAACCACCAACATGAGATGGCCATGGCTGGGCAGTCCAGAGCTTTCTCTATTTCCAGTTCTTGTGGGGAAAACTTCAGTTCCAAGGATGCTTTAAGAAAGCCCAGCTGCCCCTTCTCCTGGAGAGAGCAGCCTAAGATCAAGCACATATGCATCCATCGAGCAGCTTCACAGCCCGCCTGTCCTTCCTCCGGCTGAGCCCCCGTGCTTGCATCGCCCTGGGGGGTCTCGCAGCTTAACgcctctcctttcttctgcttcagccGGGATATTGCCCCCCGTGCCGGACGCTGTGGCAGCCTGTGATATGCCTAGGAAGGAGCTGGGGATGGCTGGCTGCGACTCTGGCAGCTGTGACAGCATGGTCAGCACAGCCTCCAACCACTCGCAGCGTGTAAGTAACCCTGTTATGCCCAGCCCGGGCACGGCAGGGGCTCAACTTGCTCCTCTTGGCAGCTGAGGAAGGATTTCGGTCGTATCTCTGCTCAAAACCGCTCTCCATCGGTGCTTTGGAAGCACCTGGGGGCCCTGTGACAGCATCGTGCTGAGGGCAGCGCAAGGACCAAATTAATTCCTGCCCCAAAGCACTCCCAGACTTTCAGTCCTGCCACGCGTGTGGCAGTGATCAGGAGCCTTCGCTCCTGCAAGGTCTCCTCTGGGAAATGATACCGAGAGCCCAGCGGCTCCTGCGTTGCCCGAAGATGCAGAGGCAGATAGCGCAGGCACTGGGCAGGAGGAGCCTGGCGAGTTCCCCAGTGATGGATTAGACCAGTTGGATAACTGGGTCAGACTGGCTCCAACAAGGGTGACTTCACCTGGAAAAGACAGCGAGCTGTACTCCTCCCCGCTGACAAGAGATTAATTTCCTAGTTAAGGCAGAGATGAGTTTGGACCATGGGTGTAGATGTGTAATTTTTCACTATCTGTCCATTAAAGCTTGTTTGTCTCCAAACACTGATTCCAAGATTGATGGACTAATTACATCCTGTCTGACTTGGAGCATAATTGATATGTGTAAGTGCAATGCTCAGTCCTGAACAGGTTTTCCATTTGAGGTATTGCAAACCAGAACCAAACCCTCTGAAATTTATTAGGGATGGAAAAACTGGTTGCAATATTACACGGTAAAAGATTCGGATGGGTGTCTCTCTGCAAAACAACTCCACCTGGGACAATTTCCTTTCCATGCTTGTTGATCTGATGCACACTCCATCCTTTCCTGCACTTCAGTATTTTCATGATATATTGCATGTATCACCTTGTAACTTGGCACTTCCACAGCAATCATATCTCATGATACttgaaatacaacaaaaattaaGCAGGATCTTGCTGGGGTATGAATAGGAGAACAAGGAGAGGGACCAGCACCCACAGGTAAGCCTTCAGTATTTACGATGTTTAGGCAAGCTTCTAAGATTCAGCATTGCTGATCAGTACAGGTGTCTGTACCTATAGACCACCCACATTTGTTTACTTTGAAATATGAGCAGATGGGTAAAGAACTAGAAGATAGAGGCCAAGTTTCCAAGTTAAGAATAACCCATCTTCTGATGCCCATAGTAGGGTAATATAAAAATGGCCTTAAgtatatatatcttttttttaaaaggaagttgtCTAGTTTTCTGTAGCTGTATAGCCACTGGCCAAGTCTCCTGGCCAGGAGCTGTCACAGGTCTCCTCTTAACTGCCAGGGCTGTGAATAACAATACACCTCCGTCTCCTACCtgtactgcttttttccttttttcagagCGATAACAGTTATGACTACTTATCTGTGGAAGAGAAAGAGTGTTTGATGTTCTTAGAAGAAACTATTGGCTCACTGGATGCAGAAGCAGACAGCGGGGTCTCTACCGATGAGACCGACTACGTGGAGCCCTCCAAGCTGCCCGGGACGTGGCCTAAGAGAGACTCCGTTCCCCGGGGTAAGATGGAAACCCGTGCTCCAGCCCTTGTTTGCAAAGGGACTTTCTTGCTGCGGTGCGTTCCCttggcaggcagggaaggagcacTGCCCCAGTTTTACGCATGTGGTAAGCTAAAGCCAGCTTGTTTTCATCACTCCACGGTGAGCAGAGGCTGTAGGCAGCGAGATAGGTAGGGCACCAACTGCATTTTCCCAGTTCTCACGTGCAGGAGCTGCTAGCAGCTATTGAGCAaggtcagcagaactgcaggGCAGAGCGTCTTTGCTCATGCTCCGAACAGGCTTACACAGATTAACAAGGCTCCTCATTCACGATGTGCTTTGTGAAATCCAAAGTATCTGACTTTCTCAGCAGTGACGGCATATTAGCTGGAGTCAGGGTAAACTCTCTGGGTGCAAGTACCCTGCCATGGCTGCACTGGCTTAGCAGGCGTGAAGAAGTGTGTTTTGCAAACAGGAAGGTGTCCTGTGTCCATGTGCGGAACAGCGCATGACTTCATCTCTCTCTTTGCCTAGATTTGGAAAATGGGGCTCCCCCTCCGAGTGTAGGTCAGCAGCGTGCAGCTGAACAGAAGAGTGGTAAGAGCATCTCTGCCTTCTCAGGCTTGGCTCCAGCAGCAGTTCCAAGCTCAGGCTATTACAGTCTTCCAAGGAGCATCACTGTAGCAAACGGAGCTTCTGACAGCAAAGCGACTGTCCGCACAGTGGAGGACCCAGTGCCAGTAGATAAATCTTCACAGGAGATGGCCAGGGAGGACAGGCTTGACCAAGCCAACATGAGAAGCCAGATGAAGTCCCTGGGATCTTTGATTATCCAACCCCCAGATCCCTTCCAGGATGACCTGGTGAGCCACGAGTGGTCACGTAGCAATCGTTCAGATGCCAAGAGGGAAACAGCCAAGGAGACCAAGACTTGGACTTCATGGGGCCAGCCAGAGAAATCCACCTTGGAAGAGGTCCCTCAGGACCCCAATACCAAGCGCGGGCCTCCAACAGCCCCCAAACCGCGAAAATTGCCACCAAATATTATcctgaaaaccagcaaaaacaGCCCAGTGCCACTTGCCATGGAGCCCAGCCAGAAGGTAAAATCACCTCCTCCATCCTCGGCCGgctctcagcccagctctgccagcgATGCCGCTGCTGAAAAGGTGAATTCGGGGCACCTTGACCccaaggagaggcagaaagcCCGGCGGGAGGCATTGGAGAAGCTTGGACTGTCGCAGGACAGGAGGGAGCCTAGCGCCCACCTTCAACCTACCACGCATCCCCAACCAAGGGAGATGCCATTCCCCGTCCCTGGGGAGCCCGAGACACACTGTGGGGCAGCGGAGAGGTCGGTGCCGGGTAGCCGGCAGATGACCTTCAAATCCAACACCCTGGAGCGCTCCGGCGTGGGGCTGAGCAGCTCCATGGCCAGCACCAAGGAGCAGAGCGTCAAGACCAGCAGCTCCTTGGGCAAGATGTCCTTCATCGAGCGGCTCGCCCCGAGCTTCCTTAGGAGCAGCCGCCCCCGGCCAGTATCCCTTGGGGTGGGGAAGGACTTCGCTGGTCTGAAGGAGCCCGGGCAGGTGGAGCAGGTGAAGAGCAGCAAGTGGCGATCCCACCCACTGCAGAGCTTCCCCAGGCCAGCCGGCTCCTGTGTCAGCGTGAAGATTTCCCCCAAGGGCACGACCGATGAGAACCGGCGAGAGGCACTGAAGAAGCTCGGTCTGCTGAAGGAATAGCTCCACGGGCAGCGGGGCTGCTGGAAAAGGGGCTTTTCACCCCAGATTCAGCTGCCTTCGCTGCCTGTCCTCAGGCAGCACAACCATAAGCATCTTCTGCTGTGATCTCCTGCCCCAGCATCTTGGGAGGGGTACCACAGGAGGTACTCGGAGCTTCACACCAAATAAAGTAACACCGCGTGTACATAATATTTTGTATATAGCAAGTGTATATGAGCTATTTATAGAAAGCATCACTCAGCATGTGGATGGGGCATATTCTCCTACAAGGTCTTCAGTGCATTTGGGGACTCATCGAAACAGGGAAGCCATGGAATTGGGGGTTtggcttattttaaaagggGTTGCCCATGGATAAAGCCTCTCTGGGAAGAACTGCAGGATTTTGCTGCTCCTTTAGGATTTTAcgggtttttttgttaactcTATCAAAACCTCTGAGGCCTGAGCACTCACCTGCCCCATGCAAGTGCCTCCCCAAACCCACCGCTGCCACACACAGAACTGTCGGACCAACAGGCACCGGAGGGGGCTCAGCAACGCTCCCCCGTGCACGAGTGCTCCTCGTACAGCGCCTGCAGGTGAGAGTCCGGCTGGCCGCACAGACGTCCCGCTGCCTCCTCTGCCGGACTGCTCTCACATCCAGCCCTGACAACCTGGATGTAGCACTCAGAAGACGCACAAACACCCGCGTTCATCGTGAAGTGACAGTTAAGAAGTGACAGACTGCGTGTTGGTGGCAGAACCAGAAGTGCTGCCCAAAACGAGAGACGCAAGCCTGAGACAACGCCGTTTCATTCCCTTTCAAACTCCCCTCGCATCTTTCAGACCCAGCTGATGCTGTCAACGTTTATGCTGCGCACCTTTTATAACAAAggtgatttctttctgtaataaacTTGTATATGATCAGAAAATGACTGTGTAGTACAGATTTATGTTGCAGTCAAAGCTCTGGTAAAGCTAAATAATGAGTTTTAACCTTCAGTATGTCTTGACTCGAAGGGCGTGAGTGACCCAGACAGCAGCTGGGCATTCCAAATGATGAGGTCTGAACCAGAGACTTGGGCCTTCTGCAACCCAGGACCCACACAAGGTGGGATTTTGTGTAAGTGCTTCCAGTACAATAAGCAGATGCAAAGTCTTCCATAGCACTGCCAGACTgggacctgctgctgctccagttgatcccttccaacctgcaCCACCTCCTGGGTCTGTGGGGACATCTCCCGCAGCAGCCGTGTTAGTTGAAAAGCCGCACTAACAGCTTAGCTCGAAAGGATCATCCCATTTCCTTCACCAAAAAAGTCTTTAATGCAATCCTGGCTTTCAGCGTTGGACATCTAGGGAGAGTCTCTGCTAATAAAGCAAGCGCCTTTGTTCCTAACaagcaatttaatttcaaaactaaTGTAGGCTTTCTTTAGAGAGAGGGGCTGACCCATGGAGGCAATTGCACTAAACAATTTACTGAAGTTAATTAACTGCTTGCAGCATTAAGATAAAGTTGCACTCAATCGTTTCATCACTGACCTTGCAGTACAATCAGCTTTTCAAGACAGTGTTGTGAATACTAAACAGGCTCATACTGACAAAACCCAGAGCCAGGCTTCTAATTCCTCTCCGAACAGGGATCAGCGGAACTTTGGTTTTGCATGGAAAGAACGGGAGGGCATCCTTCTGCAAAAGCTGCATCATTTCACAAACCCCCACATAATAAAGGTGTGCATGAGCAGAGGGAATAGTACCGACCCACATAAAGAATCCAAGGAATACAAGAAAATGGTGTCTGATTAGCTACACTTCATGAAAGCAGGGAAAACCTTGTTTGTAGTTAAGCAATTAACTAAATTAGTTTTGGGCTGGCCAGCAGTAACGCAAACCTGTACATCAGGGAGGAAACTAGGAGAAGCCGCGTGGGCTAAGGTCTGACCGAAAACTCAGCAGCTTGCTCAGCAAACACCGTGTTGCATGTACATTGGCTCcaaaagggagaaggagccTGGAAGGTTATTAACTCCCCCAGCCGGAGCCCAGCGCCTCATTTCAAGCCTGGAGCCGGGTCGGCAGTGGCCGGGCAGGACTGGCAAGCCACTGCGTGGCTGCACGCCGTGGGCGATGACGCAGCCCAGAGCCCCTTGGCCAGGCGTGGGGACGGCTCTAACCCCAGTGCGGCcggggcagcagctctgccacgTGCCTGGGGCATTGCCAGCGGTTTAAGGGGCTTGGGGGGTTAGGCAGGATTAAGGTGATCTGCACCAAGAGCTGAGCAGGGCGCAGACACTGCCCTACGCACAGCGCTCTGGGTGCAAGCCTGTCCCAATACGTGTGGGTTGTAATAAACACGGCCAGAGCTGAGGTCCCCCCTGTGCAACCTGGTCCACGTGGCCTTGGGAAGGTGCCCCTGGGCTAACGCATGGCCAAAGAGCAAGGGGGCTGCTCTGCACTTACAAACTGGGTGCTCGTATCCGTGCTGTCCTGtacccctcctccccagctgcctgcttgTGCCCGGGGCAGGGGCCACCCCGGCTgaagcaggaggcagaaaaagcagcttggTTTTAGGAAgccactcccccccccccaaaaaaaaagctccGTGGAGCTGAGAGGTGGCCGTGCTCCCTTGTGAGAGCAGGATCCGTCCATCAGCAGCAGGGCTTGACTCTGGGTGGCACCGAGCAAAGTCATGTGTCTGCTTTTGTGTAAGGTCCCAGCCCAGGAGTCACACAGCCCGCGGGGATAAACACCTTCGTTTCTAATGGCTGCAAACCTATCTAGCCTGTAAAATGTCATATTTTGCTTGCAGGATTAAACAGCAACGCCTGCTTTTGGAACAGGGCTTGCCCCTGGTGAGTGATCCAACCCAGGGGACCCAGCGGCAGCAGAAGCACTTCACCCCCTGGAAAGGCACGGATCTGGAGTTCGTTCCCAGAGGAATGACCCTGATCTCCTGtggctgttgtttttatttattctcttttgtttcaATTTCATACCAACCGGGCCATGTGCACAACTCCTGTTAACGAGCATCACTCCACCCCATCATAGCTTAATAAGCAATCTTTGGAAGTGAGATTTCTGCTAGGAAGTCTAATCAAAACTTTCCTTTCATGCTTGACACGTACATTACACTGTAGTACTCCCTGGTTTTGACTAAAGCCAAGGATTGGAAGAGAATcctttgtttccaaaacaatCTGTTTTTAAGAGAAGTTAAGGTTCTGTTTCAGGCCAAAAATGCTTTGAGAGAGACCTTAatgctctcctcctctctcatcAGATAAACAAGGTGAGATTACCTTTGAGACTGCAGTAGTCATGTATCTACATTATGCAAGTGATGTGCAGTAAGACAGAGCATTAAGTAGGATAATGCTGGAATCAGCAGTGGGTAAAAAGGAGTGGTCAGAGAAGAGGAGCATGTGGATGAAAATGTACCATTAAACCATGCAAGAGCTGGCTTCAGAGGGCTGACCCCTTCACTCAGAGCTTAATCTTgcatcttcctctcctctttcatttctgctgtgctCTCACTGCCTTTAAACTCAATCATTTGCACTTGAAAGTCTACAGCCTGGGGAGTGCAGCGCTGGGTGGGaacctctcctgctgcctgcctgcacatCAGGCGGGTTGAAGCCTGCCAGCTCACACGGGCAGCACCAGCtattccccctttttgtttgcAGGGGGAGCCGGGAAGCAGCATCAGTCACAGCAGCCCTGCATTTACAGTCGCCCAGATAACTGCTCCCCAACTCTGGCCCGCTGGAGCGCTCCCTCCATGCCAGGCAACAAGGACCACCGGGAGCAAAACTCTCCTGCTCTGATGCAACCCATAATCCATAGACTCAAAGGAAGAGATTTACCTTTGCTCTAGCCCAGCCCGCATCCCTCATCAGCGGAGTCGCCAGCCATGAGCCGCTCCTCAGCCTGTGGGATCCCCACCATCACCTGATGTAGGAGCAGCCAAAACAGCCCCAGTTTGCAGACTGGCAGGAGCCTGCCTGGGGTGATGAGCCTCTCTTTTATAAGGGGAAAAGCCGGTGGGCAGTCCCACCAGCTACCGGCTGCCGCAGCTGTGCTCCTCCGGCGCTGACCCAGCTGGTGCGAGGAGCTGCAGCGATGGCTGCTCCGCTCACAGAGAGGCAAGGGaagggctgctcctgcctcctcatGCCTGCTAATGGCATTTGGGGGTGCCAGGGACGTGgacaggagaaaagcaagaacagaagcaaaatctaCCTCCAGGTTCAGCCAGACTCCAGCCAAGTTCCCGGGCTCTTGTCTGGGTACCTCTGAAAGCAGACTTTGTACTACTTAATTCTGGGCATAATTTGCTTGATTTGTGCCTGGAAGGCAAAAGTGTAGCAGACCCCGGCCAAAAAAACAGCCATGAAAAGAGATGGTAATATTTCAGAAGTAACCTGAAGAGTTGGTAAATGTACCCTCAGTGCCTTAATGCAGATTATACAGGCTGTGTTTACACGATGCGATGATGTTAGAAAAGACTCAAAGAAAACACtcagctttgcattttgcatGGAGTACTTATCTACTTCCTAACTATCAGTCCCATACTGGCTCAGACATATCATTTCCATGTCTACATGAGCCTGTCAAGACCTACTATCCCAATTAAAAGCATTCTTGCACACATCTTTCATTACAAAGATCAAATTCAGGAGAAGTGGTTTGTTAAATTCTGGCGGTGTCAAAGAACGTCAGCTATACTGGGCCACAGTCTCCAGGAGAAATTGGTCGTCTTAATAATAGACTTTGTCACCGTGCGGCACCTTCAGCGTGGGTGTCAGCAGGGAGCCCTGGGGCCGGTGTCCCGCAGGAGGTCGGGGAGGTGGGTTGGGTACTGCTGGCCTGAGACGTCTCCAGCTGGAGAACATCAGACCTGGGCTGTGAGACCCAGGGTCCCGCTGGAGTCGCTCCAGCTCTGTGGGAGAGGACTGTAGATGTCCGAGGGTTTTTAACCACGTCCCAGCGGGGTTTGGGCAATAACCGGTAGCTGATGCTCTGCCCTTTCCCTGCTCGCGTGCAGATGGAGAGAAGGACCTTCTCCAACTCCAACTCCTCCAATATGAAGGAGGGATAAAATACCTCTATTTCAAGGAGTATtgcatctctctctgcttcatAAAGTCACCAGGATAATCCCCATGCTTTGCCTGATCCACCTGCTTCTCTTCCGTTCGGTGCTTTGTGTTGGTGTTTACAGTAATGTATGGCAAGTGGAGGAGGTGTGGGGAGCGTTCCCGTGCCAGTGCAATGGCACTTCGTACTCCTGTTGCCCCAGCCAGCATAAATGACCACACAAGGAGGAAGACAATGGGACTCAGACCCTGGGTCAGTGTGGGACCTCAGGGTGGGGACTCATCCAGCTGCGTGCTGTGTTTAATACAAcaggctgctgcttcagctgaaCTTCTGGGCGATGCCATAAGCCCTGTAGGCATGCTGAAAACCTGCGAGCCTCTTGGTGGTTATGATAAACTCAGGCTCTGTGGAGTCAGTCATGGTTGAAGTGCTGCCGGGGTTCAGCTCGTGTCACCCTGTCCCAGGTCCCCGTGCCCCAAGGCCAGGCACAGAGCTGAGCCCAACCTGCTCATCAGCCCCAAGCATCACGGGGGCATCTCTCCAATTACACCAACCAACCAAGGCAAGCCCTGGTCATTTACAgttattaataatgaaaaaacagcGTGGCAGACTCTCAAGCATAGGAGCAACATTCCCCGAAAATTGGTGTCCTCCTAACTCCCCTCAGCCAAGGGTTAGCTGATGTGCAGAGCTGTCCCGTCATGTTAAAATGTGACTGTGCAGTAGGTGTCCTTGGGTGAATCCGAGTTCTGCTGAGATCAACACCAGGAGTGGCCTGGGTGACGCCTGTCCACGCCCAGGACAACCTAGTGCAGGATTTGACACAATATACTCTGCGTTTCTTTCcattaccttttttccctcttgtttgcaatggaattttaaaagaaaaaaggcagccGTACCCCCAAACCTTGTCACTGCCGCTCCCCTGTGCGCAGCGCTTAGCACTGGAGAACTAACGACCGGCAGATACAGAAAAGCCAGACAGCAAAGACGAGCTCCACCAAACGCATTCAAGCCTTTTTACTGCCGACTCCTGCTGTGTTCAAACGACCAGGGTTTTcctggtttgggtttgttttgctttacttgccAGCAATGAAAATTTACCTGATATCTTAAAACCAAACTAGATCCAGTGTTCCTCATTCCTGCTCTTAAAACTCATGCTCTGGCTCTGCTAGACCAACCACCGGTTCAGCCTCGGTGAGCCGCTGCTCTGCCCTTGGCAGGGCAGGGGTGTGCGTATGCTCCTGCTTCCCGGAGATCTCAGCTgttctttgtttccaaatacGCTTTAACTTTCAAGTCCAGTAAGAGACAGAAAGGCTCACTGTTGTTCTTGCACAGGGGTTTATGCGCAGTGATAACGTATCTGGCTTGTTCCAAGAACACTGCCCTAGCTAGAGTTTAATCATTAACTCCTACGGGCACAGCAGAGCAAGCAGGGGTTGTTACGATTTATTAATAATAACTCTGACTGCAGACAAGCTGTGCTGAGATGCTGACAGCAACCTCGGCAACTGCGCATTGGTAAAACACGTGGGCCCAGAGCCCCGGCGCGATGCCCGGTGCTGCACGGTGCCTGCCGCGCTGCTTGCTTGGGCTGGTCGCAGGGAAGAGATTCACCGGCCAGCATGTGTTCGTTAcaggaaggaacagaaatttCCTTAACAAGCATAGTCCAGAAGAACAAATTCTGTAACTTGTCTGAAAGTTAACTCTCCTTCAGCAGTAGGAGAAGGTGCAGGGCAGTGGTACTCCCCCAGGAGGGGtcctttccctgtgctgccaTCGCTGTTTCTCTGCCGGAGCCATCCCCCTGGCTGCTAGCTGCCTACTGCCTACTGTAAATGATGCTGACAAAATGGCCCTTGTTGcttccagtgctgctgcccctgctgaatttatttgcttttttgtttaaaggagGTGGGGTCCCTAGATGTCCCTGCTCCAAAAGCCAGAGTCGGCTTAGGACACCCGGAGACCCTGTGCAGAGGCCAAGATGAGCGTTCCCACCCCGGATGGGCAAGGAAGCAGTGCGTGGTGGTGCTGCGGCTAAGGTTGCTTGTTATTACCCCTTCAAATCAGCTCTGTCAAAGGCGATCTGCCTCCACCCAAAATATCTTGCCACCTCATTGCTCTTCAGAGCAACTCGGGACGTAGTAGCTGGCCCGACTGGCTCCTCTCAGGAGAGCTCGTTTGACAGCAATCCCGCTGCGCCTGTCGCTGCCTTTGATCTCTCCCTGCTGAGGCAGGAGGTCCCCTCCTAAAACATGGCGCTGCCTGGCATGGGTTGCCTGTTTCTCCCAATTCTCCAGCGATTCTGCTCCTTTCTGTCTGCACGTGGGC encodes:
- the C27H1orf116 gene encoding specifically androgen-regulated gene protein, with translation MPRKELGMAGCDSGSCDSMVSTASNHSQRSDNSYDYLSVEEKECLMFLEETIGSLDAEADSGVSTDETDYVEPSKLPGTWPKRDSVPRDLENGAPPPSVGQQRAAEQKSGKSISAFSGLAPAAVPSSGYYSLPRSITVANGASDSKATVRTVEDPVPVDKSSQEMAREDRLDQANMRSQMKSLGSLIIQPPDPFQDDLVSHEWSRSNRSDAKRETAKETKTWTSWGQPEKSTLEEVPQDPNTKRGPPTAPKPRKLPPNIILKTSKNSPVPLAMEPSQKVKSPPPSSAGSQPSSASDAAAEKVNSGHLDPKERQKARREALEKLGLSQDRREPSAHLQPTTHPQPREMPFPVPGEPETHCGAAERSVPGSRQMTFKSNTLERSGVGLSSSMASTKEQSVKTSSSLGKMSFIERLAPSFLRSSRPRPVSLGVGKDFAGLKEPGQVEQVKSSKWRSHPLQSFPRPAGSCVSVKISPKGTTDENRREALKKLGLLKE